From the genome of Winogradskyella forsetii, one region includes:
- a CDS encoding T9SS type B sorting domain-containing protein: MTYFNRSLCLFIGLICSVSFAQQVSVDNSVSPQDLVQNTLIQGCVEVSNISSPSNGTSIGIGSFGYFERASSNFPFENGIVLTTGNANSAGNGQNNTILNEGDATWLTDNDLETALGISGTVNATSIEFEFISISNQIQFNYILASEEYFGNFPCEYSDGFAFLIRQAGTSDPYTNIALIPGTTTPVNTNTVHDEIVGFCPASNDEFFEGYNVGDTNYNGRTTVLSATASIQPNVQYQIKLVIADQTDQNYDSAVFIEGNSFDASVDLGEDFSTCASSVVLDGNIDNPNATYSWYFNDALIATENQSTLTALQAGNYRVEITLPLAGNSCAIEDDINVALSSTQTSEPLSDFQLCDDLSGDGLEIFDLSLKDSEVLASVPSSSYTISYHYTNSDASNNSNAITSPIQNTGNPQPIHVRIEDTDNGCLAFSTFNLVVNSLPIISNPTPLIVCDDQTADGITAMDLNALKDNEITLAQSNLVVTYHSSASDAANGINAYTIPYTNTNVSEQLFVSVKNPETGCISTTTLDISVIESPVINMEDHYIDACDADHDGFANFDLTSIIPDVLQGLTGVTVTFHVSPEDALSGANPIADDTNYANITAEEQIVYIRVENDMTGCASIAPIELHSNLLLTATNIRDVSLCDIGDDDTEEFDFANIAVGIINDLIDVEVFFYESEDDRDNQLNPIDTDSPYYNQSNPQTIYIGLQSPTCYEVADFDLVLYPIIEFQSVVSLIVCDTDQDGFTTTNLSSLNQDVTNGEDGFDVTYFPTEQDAIDNTNALPNSYTNVTNPFTLFPRITSSETGCFDYNSFEVTVLPAPESEKPEDIIICDADRDGFSPINLNSSIPNSILATPDRTVTFYNTRNDARSGANAIENTSNYAAQTEDVFMRVENNSTGCYSIEILEIIVNKLPFVGDLSNYVDEFIFCEDASDGFGEFIFENKDVEALSGQTGKEVSYYLNQSDADNKTNAIDKTSPYENISNPQEIYVRIDNITDESCYTTSSFIIEVGTNPIFNDPSDWFVCDDSVVDGSVMHDFTSVIAEVSAGIPDIETVKFFTSEEDAINSTNEIPVQFANTVNPQQIYVQIDNGTICKSITSFVVNIISTPEVTPIDPLIECDDDTDGSLEFDLTVAVENILDVRQEDLVLAYYENFEDAEANINAIATPASYTNTSNPQTVYYKVTNTISNCYTTLPIELIVNQPPHINDFEQYTICANDANSVDLTEINEVARDVNFNVLFSYFDNEADAIANTNALDTNYTYQSDFDTLFVRTEFSTTHCSTYYQFNLKVEPLPIANQPNDLMDCDDDFDGILEFDLTQQNASILGGQNPNSFTVSYHNTELQANENNSALETDYMAFDGEVIYTRIENNSTGCYSVGQFSVIVNPLPIVDIGEQVICLDNMPLLVSANTNNIADTYLWSTGEITPEIEITEIGSYWVEVTSEFGCEITNYFGVSESTSAIIETTEVIDFSDPNNITVTISGIGDYLYQLDDFEPQESNVFQNVAMGYHTVTIIDLNGCSDTTKEVLVVDIPKFFTPNSDGTNDTWHIVGIETLPGTIINVYDRYGKLITRLNSNSSGWNGKYNGEKMPTSDYWYVADVQRGSIAFQVKGHFTLKR, translated from the coding sequence ATGACTTATTTCAACCGCTCCCTCTGCTTATTTATAGGCTTAATTTGTAGTGTTTCTTTTGCACAGCAAGTTTCTGTAGATAATTCAGTTTCACCTCAAGACTTAGTTCAAAACACACTCATACAAGGCTGTGTTGAAGTCTCAAATATTTCATCCCCTTCAAACGGAACATCAATAGGAATTGGAAGTTTTGGATATTTTGAACGTGCCTCATCAAATTTTCCTTTTGAAAACGGAATTGTATTAACCACAGGAAATGCTAACTCAGCTGGTAATGGACAAAACAACACCATCTTAAATGAGGGTGATGCCACTTGGCTTACTGATAATGATCTTGAAACTGCCTTGGGAATATCTGGAACTGTAAATGCAACTTCCATTGAATTCGAGTTTATTTCAATTTCAAATCAAATTCAATTTAATTATATCCTAGCTTCAGAAGAATATTTCGGAAATTTCCCATGTGAATATTCTGATGGATTCGCCTTTTTAATTAGACAAGCTGGTACTAGTGATCCTTATACTAATATTGCTTTGATTCCAGGAACCACAACACCTGTGAACACCAATACGGTTCACGACGAGATTGTTGGCTTTTGTCCTGCTTCAAACGACGAATTTTTTGAAGGTTACAATGTTGGAGACACCAATTATAATGGTAGAACTACAGTCCTTTCTGCGACGGCATCAATTCAACCCAACGTACAATACCAAATTAAACTGGTCATTGCAGATCAAACGGATCAAAATTATGATTCTGCCGTATTTATTGAAGGTAATAGTTTCGATGCTTCTGTAGATTTGGGTGAAGATTTCTCTACTTGTGCAAGTAGTGTCGTTTTAGATGGAAACATTGACAATCCAAATGCAACTTATAGTTGGTATTTTAATGACGCGCTAATTGCGACTGAAAACCAATCGACTTTAACCGCTTTACAAGCCGGAAATTATCGTGTGGAAATTACATTACCACTCGCAGGAAATTCCTGTGCTATTGAAGATGATATTAATGTGGCTTTAAGTTCTACTCAAACTTCTGAACCACTTTCAGATTTTCAACTTTGTGATGATCTAAGCGGTGATGGCCTTGAAATATTTGATTTATCCTTAAAGGATTCAGAAGTACTAGCTTCTGTACCTTCGTCGAGTTATACCATTTCTTATCACTATACCAACTCAGATGCTTCAAATAACAGTAACGCTATTACAAGCCCGATTCAAAATACTGGAAATCCACAACCCATTCATGTAAGAATTGAAGATACAGATAACGGTTGTTTGGCATTTTCCACCTTTAATTTAGTAGTAAATAGCTTACCAATAATTTCAAACCCAACACCTTTGATCGTTTGTGATGACCAAACTGCAGACGGAATTACGGCTATGGACCTGAATGCTTTGAAAGACAATGAAATTACTTTAGCACAATCTAACTTAGTGGTTACTTATCACAGTTCTGCGAGTGATGCCGCTAATGGTATCAATGCCTATACAATTCCTTATACCAACACAAACGTTAGTGAGCAGTTATTTGTAAGTGTTAAAAATCCAGAAACCGGTTGTATCAGTACAACTACCTTAGATATTTCAGTGATAGAAAGTCCTGTTATAAATATGGAAGATCATTATATAGATGCTTGTGACGCAGATCATGATGGTTTTGCCAATTTTGATTTAACATCTATTATTCCAGATGTTCTACAAGGACTCACAGGAGTTACTGTAACCTTTCATGTTTCCCCAGAAGATGCACTTTCTGGTGCAAACCCCATTGCTGATGACACAAATTATGCTAACATTACAGCTGAAGAACAAATAGTCTATATTAGAGTGGAAAATGATATGACTGGTTGTGCTTCCATTGCCCCTATTGAATTGCACTCCAATTTACTTTTAACGGCTACAAACATTAGGGATGTCAGCTTATGCGATATTGGTGACGACGACACAGAAGAATTTGATTTCGCAAATATTGCGGTAGGAATTATTAATGATTTGATCGATGTTGAAGTATTTTTCTACGAAAGTGAAGACGATAGAGATAATCAATTAAACCCTATAGATACCGACTCACCTTACTATAATCAGAGTAATCCGCAGACCATATATATTGGCCTGCAAAGTCCAACCTGTTATGAAGTTGCAGATTTTGATTTAGTGTTGTACCCAATAATAGAATTTCAATCTGTCGTAAGCCTCATCGTTTGTGATACGGATCAAGATGGGTTTACAACCACAAATTTATCATCATTAAACCAAGATGTCACCAATGGAGAAGACGGTTTTGATGTGACTTATTTTCCAACAGAGCAAGATGCAATTGACAATACCAATGCCTTGCCTAACTCATATACAAACGTAACAAATCCGTTTACCTTATTCCCTAGAATTACGTCTTCCGAAACAGGCTGTTTTGATTATAATTCTTTTGAAGTGACTGTATTACCAGCACCAGAAAGCGAAAAGCCTGAAGATATTATTATTTGTGATGCAGATAGAGATGGATTTTCACCTATAAATTTAAACAGTAGTATTCCAAATTCAATTTTAGCAACTCCAGATCGCACAGTAACTTTTTATAATACGAGAAATGATGCTAGGTCAGGAGCAAATGCCATTGAAAACACCTCTAACTACGCTGCACAAACCGAAGATGTTTTCATGCGTGTAGAAAATAACAGTACAGGGTGTTATTCCATTGAGATATTAGAAATTATTGTGAATAAATTACCTTTTGTTGGTGATTTGTCCAACTACGTCGATGAGTTTATCTTTTGTGAAGATGCATCAGACGGCTTTGGTGAATTTATTTTTGAAAACAAGGATGTAGAAGCTTTAAGCGGACAAACAGGTAAAGAAGTTTCATATTATCTTAACCAATCAGATGCAGACAATAAAACCAATGCTATAGATAAAACAAGTCCCTATGAAAACATTAGTAATCCTCAAGAAATCTATGTGAGAATTGATAATATTACTGACGAATCTTGTTACACAACCTCTTCGTTTATCATTGAAGTAGGTACAAATCCAATTTTCAATGACCCAAGTGATTGGTTTGTCTGTGATGATAGTGTTGTTGATGGTTCTGTGATGCATGATTTTACAAGTGTTATAGCGGAAGTTTCTGCTGGAATCCCAGATATAGAAACTGTTAAATTCTTTACTTCAGAGGAAGATGCCATTAATAGCACCAACGAAATACCTGTACAATTTGCAAATACCGTAAACCCACAACAGATTTACGTACAGATAGATAATGGTACCATCTGTAAGTCTATTACATCATTTGTGGTTAACATCATTAGTACTCCAGAAGTTACGCCTATAGATCCATTAATAGAATGTGACGATGATACGGACGGTTCACTTGAATTTGATTTAACCGTAGCCGTAGAAAACATATTAGATGTAAGGCAGGAAGATCTTGTATTAGCTTATTATGAAAATTTTGAGGATGCCGAAGCAAATATAAATGCTATAGCAACCCCAGCCAGTTACACAAACACGTCAAACCCACAAACAGTTTATTATAAAGTCACCAACACCATATCAAACTGTTATACGACCTTACCAATAGAATTAATAGTGAATCAACCACCACATATCAATGATTTTGAACAATATACCATCTGTGCTAACGATGCTAATAGTGTTGACTTAACTGAAATTAATGAGGTTGCTAGAGATGTCAATTTCAATGTACTTTTCAGCTATTTTGATAATGAAGCAGATGCGATAGCGAATACCAATGCTTTAGATACGAATTATACCTATCAGTCTGATTTTGACACTTTGTTTGTAAGAACAGAATTTAGTACAACACATTGTTCTACGTATTACCAATTTAATTTAAAAGTTGAACCATTACCAATTGCTAATCAACCTAATGATTTAATGGATTGCGATGATGATTTTGATGGCATTTTAGAATTCGATTTAACCCAACAAAACGCTAGTATCTTGGGAGGACAAAACCCTAATTCATTTACGGTAAGCTACCATAATACTGAGCTACAAGCCAACGAAAATAATTCAGCTTTAGAGACAGATTATATGGCTTTTGATGGAGAAGTGATTTATACTCGTATAGAAAATAACAGCACAGGATGCTACAGTGTTGGTCAATTCTCGGTAATTGTGAACCCGCTTCCAATCGTAGATATTGGAGAGCAAGTCATTTGTTTGGATAATATGCCATTATTGGTATCTGCAAACACCAATAATATAGCAGATACTTATTTATGGTCCACTGGAGAAATAACACCCGAAATTGAGATTACCGAAATAGGTAGTTATTGGGTAGAAGTAACTTCAGAATTCGGTTGTGAAATCACAAATTATTTCGGAGTTTCAGAATCCACATCAGCAATTATAGAAACGACAGAAGTCATTGACTTTTCAGACCCAAACAATATTACTGTAACCATAAGCGGAATTGGAGATTACCTGTACCAATTGGACGATTTTGAACCGCAAGAATCCAACGTCTTCCAAAATGTAGCTATGGGTTACCATACCGTTACGATTATTGATTTGAACGGTTGTTCTGACACTACTAAAGAAGTCTTGGTCGTTGATATTCCAAAATTCTTTACACCTAACAGTGATGGCACCAATGACACTTGGCATATTGTGGGCATCGAAACATTGCCTGGTACTATTATAAATGTCTATGATCGCTACGGAAAACTGATTACACGATTAAATTCTAATTCATCGGGTTGGAACGGTAAATACAATGGCGAAAAAATGCCTACTAGTGATTACTGGTATGTAGCAGATGTACAACGTGGTTCTATTGCATTTCAGGTCAAAGGGCATTTTACTTTGAAACGATGA
- a CDS encoding gliding motility-associated C-terminal domain-containing protein — protein sequence MKSTYYIICFFLLIPSFLVMGQDISLYQQFNGRYDYTAIGNTMNTEENGVAGPCSILTSSSADLNLNTDQNVVAAYLYWAGSGNGDLDINLNGIPVTSERNFNDALDATRVFFAAFADVTDIIVNEGNGSYTVSDFDLTTTILPYCSTGTNFGGWAITIIYQDDSLPLNQLNVYDGLQSVPDALSITLDNLNVLDNEDAKIGFVAWEGDRSLAVNEQLTINGNVISNLPLNPANNAFNGTNSFTGATDLYNMDIDVYNIQNNISIGDTSATIALTSGQDYVMINNIITVLNSQLPDATISIDSRTVNCGDYNVELFYSISNFNSTDILPANTPIAFYYNSNFIGATETINDIAIGASESNSIILNLPEGIDPNVTIVAIVDDVGTMNGIVTETNENNNSTFIDIQLLLIPEAETLPYLIGCNEGFETATYNLFDALETLNYTEEEVTFYNSLDDLETESSPILIPTDYNNSLNPETIYARLVSPPCYEIFQFDLTIENCPPYIPQGFSPNEDTYNDWFNIQGLYDIFVEHELQIYNRYGNLIFVGTDGKPWFGKTNRGINNVGSKVPVGTYFYILNLNDPNYQPYMGWVYVNY from the coding sequence TTGAAAAGCACATATTACATCATTTGCTTTTTTTTATTGATTCCATCATTTCTAGTGATGGGTCAAGATATTTCTTTATACCAGCAATTTAATGGGAGATACGATTACACGGCCATAGGAAATACCATGAATACTGAAGAAAACGGTGTCGCTGGCCCTTGCTCGATTTTAACCTCATCTTCGGCAGATTTAAATCTCAACACAGATCAAAACGTAGTTGCCGCCTATTTATATTGGGCGGGATCGGGAAACGGAGATCTAGATATTAACCTAAATGGAATACCTGTGACCTCTGAACGTAACTTTAATGATGCTTTAGACGCGACACGAGTATTTTTTGCCGCTTTTGCAGACGTTACGGATATTATAGTCAACGAAGGTAATGGCAGCTATACCGTTTCAGATTTTGATTTAACCACGACTATATTACCTTATTGTTCTACAGGTACAAATTTTGGAGGCTGGGCAATAACCATTATATATCAAGATGACAGCTTACCTCTTAACCAACTTAATGTTTACGATGGCTTACAAAGTGTACCTGATGCTCTTAGCATAACGCTAGATAACCTGAATGTATTAGATAATGAAGATGCAAAAATTGGTTTTGTGGCTTGGGAAGGTGATCGGTCCTTAGCGGTTAACGAGCAATTGACCATTAACGGAAACGTGATTAGTAATTTGCCGTTAAACCCAGCGAACAATGCCTTTAATGGGACAAACTCGTTTACAGGAGCCACCGATTTGTATAATATGGATATTGACGTGTATAATATTCAAAACAATATAAGTATTGGAGACACTTCAGCAACCATAGCTTTAACTTCCGGACAAGATTATGTGATGATCAATAACATCATTACGGTCCTAAACAGTCAGTTACCAGATGCCACAATTAGTATAGATAGTCGAACTGTGAATTGTGGAGACTACAATGTTGAACTCTTTTATAGTATAAGCAATTTTAACAGTACGGATATTTTACCGGCCAATACGCCTATTGCATTCTACTATAATAGTAATTTTATTGGCGCAACTGAAACTATTAACGACATTGCCATAGGTGCAAGTGAAAGTAATTCTATTATTCTTAATTTACCAGAAGGTATTGATCCCAATGTAACCATTGTAGCCATTGTAGATGATGTTGGCACAATGAATGGTATTGTCACAGAAACGAATGAAAACAACAACAGCACGTTTATAGATATTCAATTGCTTCTTATTCCTGAAGCAGAAACACTTCCATATCTTATTGGCTGTAATGAAGGTTTCGAGACCGCTACTTATAATTTGTTCGATGCCCTTGAAACTTTAAATTACACTGAAGAAGAAGTGACGTTTTATAATTCATTGGATGATTTAGAAACAGAATCTAGTCCCATACTAATCCCTACTGACTATAATAATAGTCTAAATCCCGAGACTATTTATGCGCGATTGGTAAGTCCGCCGTGTTATGAAATTTTCCAGTTCGATTTAACTATTGAAAACTGTCCGCCATACATTCCACAAGGTTTCTCACCAAATGAGGATACTTACAATGATTGGTTTAACATCCAAGGGTTGTATGATATTTTTGTAGAACATGAATTACAGATTTATAACCGCTATGGCAACCTCATCTTTGTTGGCACTGATGGTAAGCCTTGGTTTGGAAAAACAAATAGAGGTATCAATAATGTAGGAAGTAAAGTTCCAGTTGGTACTTATTTTTACATCCTGAATTTAAACGACCCCAATTATCAACCTTATATGGGATGGGTTTATGTGAATTATTAA